A single Carnobacterium alterfunditum DSM 5972 DNA region contains:
- the sppA gene encoding signal peptide peptidase SppA, translating into MNAKRWSAIGIALGIFIFSLFFSNYFSYMVQKQETTETVSDSFLSLLGTNTVEESLLKAGNSSKRIVVLSVDGTILAGQSASLTGDSGYDHDGFLQQLEQVLIDDTIKGIILSVNSPGGGTYESAQIKDKLVAIQQTTDIPIYVSMGSMAASGGYYISASAEKIFASEETLTGSIGVIMSGTNFTELFEKIGVDDTTIKSGKFKDIGSATRMMTEEDAAILQTIVDTSYDRFVEIIVEGRGMEKDAVKNLADGRIYDGVQALENGLVDEIGYQEDALEAIQKDYDLKDAEIFSYQNPSLSFASLFNAKVSNLFQTSETTESEISKLMSAIGTADSPKMMYYYGGK; encoded by the coding sequence ATGAATGCAAAAAGATGGTCTGCAATAGGGATCGCGCTAGGTATTTTTATTTTTTCACTGTTTTTCAGTAATTATTTCTCTTACATGGTACAAAAGCAAGAAACGACGGAAACGGTAAGCGATAGTTTTTTAAGTCTATTGGGCACGAATACAGTAGAAGAAAGTTTATTAAAAGCTGGGAACAGCTCAAAACGAATCGTTGTTTTGTCTGTAGACGGAACCATTCTAGCTGGCCAATCAGCCAGTCTGACAGGAGATTCTGGGTACGATCATGATGGTTTTTTGCAACAATTAGAACAAGTTTTAATAGACGATACGATCAAAGGAATTATTTTATCCGTTAATTCTCCAGGTGGCGGAACGTATGAAAGTGCTCAAATCAAAGACAAACTGGTCGCCATTCAGCAAACAACAGATATACCGATCTATGTTTCCATGGGCAGCATGGCTGCCAGCGGAGGTTATTATATTTCAGCTTCAGCAGAAAAAATATTCGCTTCGGAAGAAACATTGACAGGCTCGATCGGAGTAATTATGTCCGGAACTAATTTCACCGAGTTATTTGAAAAAATCGGTGTGGATGATACGACCATTAAAAGTGGTAAATTTAAAGATATCGGCTCTGCAACTCGGATGATGACTGAAGAAGATGCAGCAATTTTACAAACTATAGTGGATACTTCATATGATCGATTTGTAGAAATCATTGTTGAAGGACGTGGAATGGAAAAAGATGCGGTCAAAAATCTAGCTGACGGACGCATTTATGACGGAGTACAGGCTCTTGAAAATGGCTTAGTCGATGAGATCGGTTACCAAGAAGATGCACTTGAAGCTATCCAAAAAGATTATGACTTGAAAGATGCAGAGATTTTTAGTTACCAAAATCCTTCTTTATCTTTTGCATCTTTATTTAATGCAAAAGTAAGCAACCTTTTTCAAACAAGTGAAACAACGGAGTCAGAAATAAGTAAATTAATGTCTGCAATCGGAACGGCAGATTCGCCAAAGATGATGTACTATTACGGAGGCAAATAA
- a CDS encoding RDD family protein — protein sequence MTTTPRINEQENVEETVHAKKGDTKELDLSELKKELAIEEAEIERVKRFKKQEEKNETNQSDNAAVKTSLEETKPQEKQTTSPQELRDARRKYWQEKQKEEERHRKPFHNFPSFFYAGFWLRLFALLIDLLVIWSINRLIVQSLFLVLRYPLSEESFSAFSLSKLAVYLLYFIVSTKWTNGQTIGKIIFGIRVVSFKEEKLSWGTVLIRECFGRYILKIFPFIYLMVLFTREKQHLADFFGETAVVSENLVRASELSLKEE from the coding sequence ATGACCACAACTCCTAGAATTAATGAACAAGAAAATGTAGAAGAAACGGTGCATGCAAAAAAAGGCGATACAAAAGAACTGGATTTAAGCGAATTAAAAAAAGAATTAGCCATTGAGGAAGCAGAAATTGAAAGAGTAAAACGTTTCAAAAAACAAGAAGAAAAAAATGAAACTAACCAATCTGATAATGCAGCTGTTAAAACCTCCTTGGAGGAGACAAAACCGCAAGAGAAACAAACGACTAGTCCACAAGAACTGAGAGATGCTCGAAGAAAGTATTGGCAAGAAAAACAAAAAGAAGAAGAACGTCATCGGAAACCATTCCACAACTTTCCATCTTTTTTTTATGCTGGCTTTTGGTTGAGATTGTTTGCTCTTTTGATCGATCTGCTCGTTATCTGGAGTATCAATCGATTAATCGTTCAATCGCTATTTTTAGTGCTGCGCTATCCTCTTAGTGAGGAATCGTTTTCGGCTTTTTCATTAAGTAAATTAGCGGTGTATCTCCTTTATTTTATTGTATCGACAAAATGGACAAACGGACAAACAATAGGAAAAATCATTTTTGGAATCCGAGTAGTCAGTTTTAAAGAAGAAAAATTAAGCTGGGGGACGGTACTTATCCGTGAATGCTTTGGCCGCTATATTTTAAAAATATTCCCCTTTATTTACTTGATGGTATTATTCACTCGTGAGAAGCAACACCTAGCTGATTTTTTCGGTGAAACAGCTGTTGTCTCAGAAAATTTAGTCCGGGCAAGCGAGCTTTCGCTAAAAGAGGAATAG